From Pan paniscus chromosome 6, NHGRI_mPanPan1-v2.0_pri, whole genome shotgun sequence, one genomic window encodes:
- the LOC129398401 gene encoding spermine synthase — translation MAAARHSTLDFMLGAKADGETILKGLQSIFQEQGMAESVHTWQDHGYLATYTNKNGSFANLRIYPHGLVLLDLQSYDGDAQGKEEIDSILNKVEERMKELSQDSTGRVKRLPPIVRGGAIDRYWPTADGRLVEYDIDEVVYDEDSPYQNIKILHSKQFGNILILSGDVNLAESDLAYTRAIMGSGKEDYTGKDVLILGGGDGGILCEIVKLKPKMVTMVEIDQMVIDGCKKYMRKTCGDVLDNLKGDCYQVLIEDCIPVLKRYAKEGREFDYVINDLTAVPISTSPEEDSTWEFLRLILDLSMKVLKQDGKYFTQGNCVNLTEALSLYEEQLGRLYCPVEFSKEIVCVPSYLELWVFYTVWKKAKP, via the coding sequence ATGGCAGCAGCACGGCACAGCACGCTCGACTTCATGCTCGGCGCCAAAGCTGATGGTGAGACCATTCTAAAAGGCCTCCAGTCCATTTTCCAGGAGCAGGGGATGGCGGAGTCGGTGCACACCTGGCAGGACCATGGCTATTTAGCAACCTACACAAACAAGAACGGCAGCTTTGCCAATTTGAGAATTTACCCACATGGATTGGTGTTGCTGGACCTTCAGAGTTATGATGGTGATGCGCAAGGCAAAGAAGAGATCGACAGTATTTTGAACAAAGtagaggaaagaatgaaagaattgaGTCAGGACAGTACTGGGCGGGTGAAACGATTACCACCCATAGTGCGAGGAGGAGCCATCGACAGATATTGGCCCACCGCCGATGGGCGCCTGGTTGAATATGACATAGATGAAGTGGTATATGACGAAGATTCAccttatcaaaatataaaaattctacactcgaagcagtttggaaatattctcaTCCTTAGTGGGGATGTTAATTTGGCAGAGAGTGATTTGGCATATACCCGGGCCATCATGGGCAGTGGCAAAGAAGATTACACTGGCAAAGATGTACTCATTCTGGGAGGTGGAGACGGAGGCATATTGTGTGAAATAGTCAAACTAAAACCAAAGATGGTCACTATGGTAGAGATTGACCAAATGGTGATTGATGGGTGTAAGAAATACATGCGAAAAACGTGTGGCGATGTCTTAGACAATCTTAAAGGAGACTGCTATCAGGTTCTAATAGAAGACTGTATCCCGGTACTGAAGAGGTACGCCAAAGAAGGGAGAGAATTTGATTATGTGATTAATGATTTGACAGCTGTTCCAATCTCCACGTCTCCAGAAGAAGATTCCACATGGGAGTTTCTCAGACTGATTCTTGACCTCTCAATGAAAGTGTTGAAACAGGATGggaaatattttacacagggGAACTGTGTCAATCTGACAGAAGCACTGTCGCTCTATGAAGAACAGCTGGGGCGCCTGTATTGTCCTGTGGAATTTTCAAAGGAGATCGTCTGTGTCCCTTCATACTTGGAATTGTGGGTATTTTACACTGTTTGGAAGAAAGCTAAACCCTGA